GAGTCCAACAACCGCGTGGCCCGCTCCGGATATGTAGTACCCGTGTACCCGCTTTCCGACAAGGACAGCATCAGGATGTACGGATTCACCGTAACCGATAGTTTCGTCGACACGATGACCATCACCACCGAGAGCAGCGGTCTCCCCGTCGATATCGTCTCGCAGACTTCCCACTACGGAGGTATCATCCGCATACCCTCCTTCGTGCAGTCCGATCTGATTATCAAGAATGCGGTCACCATCAAGTCCGCCGACGGACTCAAGGCATACACCCTGGCGGTGGATACCGTTTCCGTGTATGCGGGAATCAACTATTCCCAGATCACCCTCGGATACGAGGATGTCTACATCGATGTGACCTTCATCGGATGGGATCAGGTCGAACACGTGGCCTCTGTAAAGCTCAGGTCCTCGTTCGCGATCCCTGTCGAGCTCCAGTATCTCGAGGAGAACCCCGACGGATACAGGTTCAACGGCTGGTGGGACGCACCAGGAACCTCCGGTGTCAGGGCTGACGAGTATACCAAGTTCGACTTCAACGACAAGTGGTACGTCAACTTCCAGCCTCTGACCTACACTCTGGAGCTCAAGACCAAGTCCGCCGACCCCAGCGAGCCCACCCACGAGAGTACGTGGACCCTGTACGGACCCTACTCCCTGCATGTGGTCGGCAACTCCCTCTACTACACCGACGCGGTGAACACCAACAAGGTCATGATGTTCGAGGGCAACTCCATCCTCGGATGGACCGTGTCCAACTACCAGGACAACAGAGGTAGGAACTACACCGGTGACACCGAACCGATGATCGGCGACCGTATCGGAGATAACGCAGTCTTCATCAGGCTGACCATGAACCTCTACGACCTGACCCTGGAGTTCTACAACGCGGGTGTCGCTATCGATGCCGCCCAGGTCTTCAAGATCAGGGGCTGGGAGGTCGGCGACGGAGAGGAATTCCACTTCGGATCGATCGTGGAGGACGTCCCCTACAGCAAGATCCAGAACGGACTCAACCTGCCGGTCCCCGTCAACCAGACCTATGCGTTCAACAACATGGTAGCAGGCAGCACACCCGTCCCCAAGGCGGATGACGGTCATTACTATCTGAGGATCACCTACTTCGAGAGTTCCGACTCTATCACCATCCGTTACAACATGGATATCGGAGTCTACACCGTGGAATTCACCATGAACGACGACACCTCCTCCGTCTTCGTCGACGGACCCTTCAACGTGGGCGACGAGGTGTGGCTCAACTCCACCGATTACTACACCAAGATCGGTTACCAGTTCCACCACTACAGCATCGCCGGCGATGCCACCGAGTACCGTGACGGAAGGAATGTCGTCATCACGGATGCGATGGTCGGCAGTTCCTCCTACTGTGTTATCTCGGTCACCGCAGTGTGGGCCCCGCTGGACTACAGCGTCACCTTCGACCTCGGCGACTACACCGCCGAGATCCCCGCACAGACCGTCAACAACGGCGGTACCGTCACTCTCCCTGTTTTAGAAAGAGGATTTGTTTCCAGAAGAAGTGATTTAGTTGGAAATATAAAACAGAATCATAGAAAGACCGTGTTTACGAACGAGCTGACGGAGTCGCGAGTGAGTAAACACGGTCTTTCTACGCGCGCGCCTACTCTTTCGAACTGTATCCGGCGAAAAATCTCCATAGCTCACGCTGACAGAAACCGATGCAGGGCTTCACTGTGCAATCAAAATCGCACACTGCAGCTATCTGTCTTCACAGAATACGGAAGAAGGAGTCTTCAGATCCAATGCCCAATGCGGGCGTGTTTCGTTGTAGAATTCGATATACTGGCTCATGAGTGCGTCATATTCCTCCAGGGTTGCTTCTCCGGGAAGATTCGCCTCGCGGCGAATCGACCCGTGCCAGCGTTCCACCTTGCCTTGGGTCGTCGGTTTGCGTACGCCACCCATAACATGACGGATACCTTTGGATTCGCACCACTCGTCGAATCTCGTATCCCCTCCGTTATTGGCAGCCCATTGGGTACCATGATCCGAAAGTATGGCTCTGGGTGTACCGTATTCCTCTATGCATTCTTCCAGTATCCTGAGAACGTTATCCGTCGTCGCATACACGTCGACGGTATGAGACAGCATCCTGCGTGACTTGTCGTCTATGACCGACAGGAACTCTACCTTTCTGCCTGTAGTTCTGTCTGTTCCCAGCTCCACGTAGTCGATCTGCCACATGTCGTTGGCATGTGGCATCTCGAAGGATTTGTAGACCTTCCCGATGCGCATCGTGACATTCTCGAATCCCGCTTCCCGGAGCACCGCATGTACTGTGGGATGGGATGCATTGACACCCGAGATCTTGCCGATCTTGGCGGCACCCAGTTTCATGTAGGCTTGCTTCGTTTCGATCACAGCGTCCCTGATTTCATCGCGTTTCGGAGTGTACTGTCCTTTTGCCGGCCCCGGGCGTTTCGGGGCCAGCATTTTCGTGTAGCCCTCGATCTTGGTGTATTTGGTGTAGGGCACTCCGAATCTGTGGTAATGCTTTGCCTTCAGGAAACGGTTGCGAAGGGAACGGATGTGCGTGTGGGAATATCCGAATTTCTTTCCGATATCCCTCAGCGAGGAGCGTTCCTTATCGGAACGCCCATTTTCAAAGCAGAACCTCTCCAAAACGAGGGCTCTTTTCCGCTCGGTCAAGGCTATCTTTTTTAACCTTTGTTTCTCATGATGACTTAGGGTTTTTTGCATGTTTCGACAACCTGGAAAAAACCCTAACTTTTGATAAGTCTTTGCAGGAGCGAACAGACACTCGTTCGTTCGCCGACTTCGTCAGCTCACTCACTCGTGTCTGTTCGCTCAGATTCATTCTGCTGTAAACTTATCTTGTTTCTAAAACATACCGTCACTCTCCCCGACGTGTCCAAGTACTACGGACACATGCCGGAGTCCTGGTTCTGGGTCAAGGGCGAAGCTAAGTCTGACACCTTCACCGAGAACCCCACGCTCACCAGTGATATCATCTCCGCTTACGCCGACGGTCTCAACATCGTCATCGGCGTCAACTGGGCTCTCAAGACCTACACCCTCAACGTCCGCGGAGACACATCCTATGCAGAGATTACGGACGCCAAGCTCGGCGACACCGTGACCCTGTGGACCCACACTTATGTGCCTCAGTACAAGGCATTCTCCGGATGGGGAATCGGCGAGTCCACCTACAAGGAGGGTGATGTGACGTTCGACAGCGTCATGGCCGAAGCCGGCGACGCCAACTCCGGTGTTGTGTCATTTACCATGGTCTACATCGACATCCAGTACCACATCAGGTACGATCCGCAGGGAGGTGTCGGAAGCATCGAGGACCTCAACCTGTATGTCATCGGTGACGAGTTCCATGTCGCAGTTCCCGACAGCTCCGTCTTCTACAAGTACGGATACTCCTTCGTGGGATGGAAGTTCAACAAGGACGACGACGTCATCTACGAGGACACCGGAACCTTCAAGGAGGAACTGGCTAGGAACGCTGACACCAGCACCAGCACCGTGACCTTCTATGCCGTATGGGCACAGAAGTCCTACAGGATCAGCTACGAACTCGAGGGAGGAAGGTACGGACCCTCCGCACCCTCCTACGTCCGCTACGGAGACGATGTCCCGATCGATAACCCCACCCGTGTCGGATACACCTTCGAGGGATGGACCGCAACCGGACTGGGAACCGGTGCTCTGTACAAGTCCAAGTCCGACAACATGATGCACTGGAACGGAACCCTCGTCGAGGCCACCGTGTTCAGGGACCTTACCGAGAGTTCCTCTCCCGTCATCCTGACCGCACACTGGGCTGTGGCTTCCTATAACACCCAGTATCTCCCCAACGGAGGTACCTGGACCAGCATCAGCAGCAGCCAGTACCAGATCAGGATCGGAGACACCATCGAGCTTCCCACCGTAAGGGATGCCACTAAGACCGGTTACTCCTTCGCAGGATGGGGAATCGATACCGCCAATGTCATCCCTGCGGGAACGAAGCTGACCGAGGCAATGGTCGGTGACTCGTCCACCTTCACCCTGTACGCCATCTGGACCCCTGTGATCTACCAGCTGCAGTACAGGTACATCACCGATTCGCAGTACAGTACCATCAACGTCGACTATGGTACGAGCGCATACGTTCCGATCCTCGAGAGGGCCGGTTACACGTTCCGTGGATGGACCATCAACGGTGCCGGAATGGAAGCCGAGTACAGCACGGACAAGACCGAGTGGTACAAGATCGGATCCTCCATGGTGAACGGAACCTACTTCAGGAACATGTCCACCGAGGCGGGTGCGGTCATCACCATGAACGCGGAGTGGACTCCCATCGAGTACAGGGTCGCATACAACTGCAACGGCGGTACCGGTATCGCGCCCACCGACTCCAACGTGTACACCGTGGGAACCAAGCTCGAGATGAAGGAGTACAGCTACCTCAACGGTACCAACGGAAGCAAGACCATCATCGGATGGTCGCTGGAGATCAATGGTTCCGCTGTCAATGTCAGCGAGTTTACCCAGGGTCTCTGTAATGCCGCGGATGCAACCAACACCGTCAACTTCTACGGTGTGTGGATCAGCGACATGTGCACCGTGATAGTGGACCTCGAGGGAGGTTCTCCCAACTTCATCCCTGCCGGATGGATCCAGAACGCCGAAGGCAAGTACGAGAAGATGGTCAACCCCAACACCAACACCAAGGATGCACTCGAGGACTGGTCCACCGTCACCATCTCCAAGGGCGGATACAGCTTCTCCGGCTGGGAGTACAACGATTCCATCGTCCTATCCACCGTGACCGCTTATCCTGTCTTTGACAAGATCCAGACCACCGCACTGTACGGATTCCTTGCGATCATCGCAGCCTTCCCCATAATCGCGGTTGTGATCTTCGTCCTCAACAGACCGCGCTGAAAACCATTCAAACGGGCTCCGAAAGGAGCCCGTAAACCCTAAACGGAGAGGTTACCCCTCTCCTTTACCTTTCATCTATTACAGATTTTAACAGGATTATCAGCCAATTATGCATAGGGAGCAGTAAGAATCGTCGTTTCTGAAGACAATTCAGTCGTTGGGTTCAAGATTCGCTTTTTATATCTCGACATAATTTCCGCATCTAGAGGAATAATATGGCATTCAGCGAGAAGTTTCTCACCAAGAAGAACGCCGTCACCATAGCAGCGGTGGCAATCATCGCATTGTCCATATTCTTCGTTTTCTTCAACCTGAACGGGAACTCGGCCGACTTCAGCAACAGGGATATCAGGCTGATCATCACCGACTCCATGGACGGGGAACCGCAGGATTACGAGATCCGCACCATCCCCAAGGATTCCCTGGTCATGGTCGAAATTCTCTCCGATTCCGAGAAGGAGAATCTGAAGGTCGGCGACGTCGTACAGTTCCGTTACGGGAACGTTTACAACCATCACCGTGTCATAGCTAACGATGTCGAAAGCAGGACCATAACAACGCAAGGAGACAACACGGACGCTCCGGATTCCCCCATGTCCTACGATAAGGTCCGCGGGAAAGTGGTCGGAGTCAACCATGTTCTGGGAGAACTCGTCACATTCGTCAAGGCCTATGTCCTGGTGATTCTGATCTTCTTCGTTGCGGTGTATGTCGCAATCAGGCTCGTCGAGGAGATCAGGAAAGAGAAAGGGGCTTCCTGAGTACTGCTGCGTTCGGTTTCTAACGACCATCCTGAGCCTAGGCCCATATAGGCGAGATATACACGCACTCCTGCTTTGTATGGACTCTTTGTTCCGGGGAGGCTCATTTGAAACTAGGTGCCTCTAGGCCGTGTTCTGCAATCATTTTTTCCAGAGTGCAGAGATGTTTGGTACCTTCATTTATATCCTTATTTCCGAGTTTTATTTCGGTATTTCTGCGGTACTTTAGCGGTAATTTCTGCGGTACTTTAGTGCTAAATCTTGCGGTATATTAGTGCAATTTTTAACTATTGTTTAGTTTTGTTTTTTGCCCAGAACAAATCTATCCTGAAAGAATAGAGGCGGGCTCAGGCTGAATTGCCTCAAGTACCAACAGCAATCGACTGTATCGATTCCTGTGGCCTCTCTCGGCATGTTAGCATCGGGATGCTTAGAAGAATGAATCTAAGAAAAGATAGACACCGCCCCGCCGGTAAGGCGGGACAGTGTCCCTGTAATGGGTTTAGTACCTCTGGACCTTGCTTCCGACCCTGTTCAGGGACAGGAGGATCATACACAGTAGGATGACCAGGAGTATGAACGGACCCAGGATGAAGAAGTCGTGGGTTCTCTGCTGAACCGGCAGGATGGAGATCTGCTTGACCAGCGGAGCACTGTCAGGACTCAGCATGTATCCGTCGGGGAGGTTGACCGTGACGATGTAGTCTCCCTTCTCGATGAACTGCACAGGGTTGCCGTCCAGGTCGGTGACGGTGACATCGCATACGATGTCGTTACCGTTCTCGTCCTGGAGAACGACCTTGATGTCCTGCACGTTTCCGTTGTAGTAGTACTTCTTGTCCTCCCAGATGACCTTGGCCATGTGGCTGTACACCGAGAGCTTTCCGTCGTGGACGGTAATCTCGTAGCTGGCATCCTCGGGCTCGTTCAGGCAGTAGATGCGGTATACTCCGCAGATTCCGTCCTGGGCGTAGTCCGTGGCGAATTCGAACACAGCGGTGAGGTCTGCGACGGTATCGTCTCCCAGCAGGCCCTGGGCGGAGACAGTGAATTCCGGCAGGGGTGCCGCGGGATCGATGTGCTTGTCCTCGATGTAAACATCGAGGGCTACCTTGGTGATGCTGAAGGGCACCTCGGCGTTGAAGGTCGCGTGGTTGACCTTGGTCGCCTTGATGTAGACGATTCCGGACTCAGCTGCTGACTTGACCTGAGGCACCTCGGAGCTCCAGTTCTCCAGATCGTAGCTGTACACCACATCCGCACCGTCGTAATCGTTGATGGTCACGACAGGGTGGTAATGTCCGTCATATGCGCCCTGGTAGGCCGTGTAGGTGAGGTTGATGGGTGCCAGGATAATCTTGTACTGAAGAGTCCTGTCCACGTTTCCTTGGGTGTCGGACCAGATGTAGTGTTCGGTATCCTTGAGGACAAGGGTTGCAGTGTAGGTTCCGACTTCGGTGGCCTTTCCTCCGACGACGGTGTAGTAGGTTCCGTCCTCGTAGGCGGTCAGTTCCTCTCCCGTGTAGTACAGGACACCGTAGCTTCCGGGTGCCGGAGGCAGGGTGACGTACACGGGGTTGATAGTGTAACGCGCGGTTCCGTTGAAGGTCATCTCGTAGTTGCTGGCCTTGAAGGCTCCGTTGTCTCCTATGGCGAGGGTTCCGATTCCCACGTCGTTGTTACCCATGTTGCTGCTCAGGGGGACCAGGGATCCGGAGAACCTGGGGGACTCTCCGGTGACTGCGCCAGTAAAGCTGTAGGTGAACTCGGGATCGGCCTCTCCGTAGGACTTGGCAACCTGGTTGGCCACGACGCTGAGGGTCCTCTTGCCGATGGTGAACTCATAGGTCAGGTCGTCCGTGGTTCCGGTGGACTCCCAGGCGGTGTTGACCTTGTTCCTGAGGGATACGGTCACCGTGTAGGTACCTGCGTTGATCTGGCTCTCACCGCTGACGGTGTACATGTTGCTGGGAGCAATCGTGTAGGTCTGGATGGTTCCGTTGTACACGAATACAGTGGTATCCGCCTTGGGTGCTGGGATGTATCCGGGAAGGATGGTCATGGTGGTGACGGCGGAGGAGTCCACCTCGTAGTTGGTGAGGGAACCGCTGCTCATGCTGATGGTCCTGACGCTGACCGCGTAGGTACCTGCGTTGACAGGGTTGCTCGGGCTGTACCTGAGGTTGATGGTCATCGCATCACCGGGAGCCAGGCCGTAGGCAGTGGCCTTGGGCTCCTTGGGCTGTCCGTCGTACATGAAGGTGCTGGTCTCGATGGTAATCGTCACGGGGGCCGCGGTAACCTTGAGGGTTCCCTCGGTCTTGTTCACGATGTAGTTCTCGGTGACATCGTTGCTGTCTGCATCGCGCACAAGGAAGCTGATGGTGTTGGTGACTTCTCCCACATTGGTGATGGTTCCGCTGGCAGAACCGCTGGTGGTCTGTCCCGCGGCAGTGCTGCCAGAGATGGTGAGTGCGGGAGCAGTCAGCGGAGTACCGTCGTAGGTCTTGGTTCCGCTGGCGGAGGAGACGCTCAGGCTGAGCTTCTCGATCTCGACAGTCACGCTCTCGTTGACGGTGTCGTATCCGACCGCGGTAATCCTGTACTTGACAGGATAGCTGCCGGCCTTGACATATTCGGGACAGTCGGTGCTGTAGGTGGTTCCTCCGTCGGTGGAATACTCCACGACGGAACCCGCGGTGCTTACGGAGATCTCCACGGCCTTGTGGGCGACACCGTCGTAGGGTGCGTTGTACACCGTTGCGGTGTAATCAATGTCGTAGGTCCTGATGGTCAGCACAGCATGCATGTCCTCGATGGCGTTGTAGTTGCCGGTAAGGAGCTTGAAGTGTGCGGTAGCATTGTAGACTCCGATCTCGGTTCCCTTGTTGGCGGTGTACTGGACCTCGAAGTCGGCAGGGAGCGGGTGAAGGGCATCCACAGCAATCTCGATCTTGTGCTCCGCGCCGTCGTAGCGCACTTCATCGCCGGCAAAGGTGATGTAGCGGGTATCGTAGGTCGCCTTCTCGACGGTCAGCTTGCCGGGTGCGTAGGTGATGCTGTAGTTGGCGGTAACGTCGTTCTCGGAGGAATCGCGGATGACAATGGTGCAGGTGTTGTTCGAACTTCCTGCATCGGTCTGGGTTCCGGTGAAGGTCGCCGTGATTGCATGTCCGGTGACGAGACTGCCTGCGCTGACTGTACCGGTGTTGAGGGTCAGCGGGGTGCCGTCGTAGACCTTGGAGGCAGCGCTGGAGGCGTAGGTGATAGCCCTCTTGGTGACCTCGGCAGTTGCATGGCCGTTATAGTCATTGCAGTGTTCGGCGGTGATCTTGTACCAGAACTCCTGGGTTCCCACATCGGTGATGGTGGGGCAGGTAGTGCTCCAGCTGACATTGTCGGTCGAGTACTGGATGACGGCACCGGCGGGACTGGTCACCGTGATGCTGATGACATTGTGGGCAGCACCGTCGTAAACAGCCTTGTAGACCTTGTTCTCAGCGATATCCATGTCGATTTCCACGATGTGGAGGGTTGCCTGCATGGGGTCTATGGCCTGATAGTTGCCGTTGACGGTGAAGGTGGCCGTTGCATTGTAATCGCCGATCTCGGTTCCCTTGTTACCGGTGTAGGCCACGGTGATTCCGGCGGGCAGGGCACTGTAGCCTTCATCGAATACGATTACCAGTTCATGCTCCGCGCCGTCGTACTTCACGGTGGTCTCGGGGAAGGTCATGTGGTTGAAGATGGCCTTGTCAACCGTGAGGGTTCCGGGCAGGTATGTGATGTTATAGTTAGCGGTCACATCTGCATCGGAAGAGTCCCTGATGGTCACGGTGAAGGTGTTGGCGGAGGTTCCGGCATTGGTCTGGGAACCGGTGACCGACTTCACGAAGCTGTGTCCGGAGATCAGGCTGCCGACGGTAAGGGTAACGGTCTCGTCGGTGAGTGCGGTGCCGTCATAGGCCTTTGCGGCGGGTGTTCCGGAGGTGAAGGTCAGAGCGACCTTCCTGACCTCGTAGGTGGCAGTAGCATTGACAGTCTCGTAACCGAGAGCGGCAATCCTGTAATAGACAGTACCGCTGCCTGCATCCGTGACCGTCGGACACACCGTTGTATAGGAAACACCGTCGAGCGAGTAGGTGATATCTGCGCTCACAGGCTCGGTTAGAGAGATATCCACCATGGGGTGCGATGCACCGTCGTAGTCTCCGACGTATCCCGTGGGGGTGTACTTCATGTCCTTCACGTAAATCTTGAGGGTAGCTGACTTGGACGGGATCTGGTTGTAGTTGTTACCGACGTTGAAGGAGACGGTAACAGGGTGCTCTCCTACATCCGTGAAGGTGTTGCTGGGTGTGTATACAACTCCAATCTCCGCGGGGATAGGTTCGCTGGCCGTGATCTCGATCGACTGGGGTGCAGCGTTATACTGGACATCCTTGTTGATGAAGTTGATGGTTCCGTTGTAGGTCGCCTTAGCGATAGTGATAGATACCTCACCATTGGTAATCGCGGTGTAGTTATCGGTCGCATCAGTCTTGTAGTACACAGTGTAAGTGCCTGCATTCTTGGCGGTGGGGACGGTCTCGGTGTACGTGCCATCCTTGTCAAGGCTGTACTTCACGGTCACTTCGCTGGGTGCGGTGACATCGGTCAGCAGGGTCTGCTCCGATCCGTTGTAGGTAAGGGTAGGCACAACCGGTGTGAGACTGGGTGTGGCCTTGGCGATTGTGACTTCCACATTGCCCTCGGCGGCTTCATGGTTCGAATCGCTGGCGATCTTCCAGTACACCTTGTATGTTCCTGCGTCAGTCCTCTCGGGAATCGTTGCGGAGTAGGTTCCTTCTGGATTGTCCACGCTGAAGGTGATCTCTCCTCCGACCTTGTCGGAAACGGTCACGAGAGGAGCAGCGGCACCGTTGTAGGTGCGGTTGTTCTTCTCGATGGTTGCAGAGGCAGGGGCCTTAGTGATCTTGTAGGTCACGGTAACGGAATCCTCATCGGTTCCCTTCCAGCTGTTGTTGGCAGGGTTTCTGAGGGTGAAGGTCACGCTGTAGTCTCCGGCGTCGGTCTTGGCCTCGCTGGTCCAGGTGTAGTAGGTGTCATCCAGATCTTCGGTTGGGTCGTACGGGTTGCCGTCGTACACGTGGTTCTCGAGCACGGGTATGTCGATCTTTGTGTCGCGGACCACTACCGAGATATCTCCTTCGAGAGTGGTGTGGTTATCTGCAGTGACCCTGTACTTGTAGGTACCGGACTCGGTGGAATTGGTGACCTGGATCATATCTGCCCAGCTGCTGCCGTCCTTGCTGAATTGCCAGACAGGGGTCTGATTGTCAACGGCCTTGGCGACGTAGTTGCTGGCAATGTTGTGTGCCTCACCGTCGTAATCTCCGCTGTAGGGCAGCAGGGACTCGATGACGATGGTGGCAGGACGGATGGTCAGCTTTCCGTAGTTAACGGTGATAACGTAGTTGGATGCGAGAGTAGATCCCGACATCTCGTATTCGAACTCATTATTAATCGTTGTGGCAGTGGTAAGCGTGGGGAATCCGGTACAGATTACGCCCTCGGCGTTAACGAATCCATCTGTATCGACAGAGTCGTTCTTCAAGGTAAGCTTGCCATCTTCACCATAGGTGATTTCCGCACTGCGCGATGTGATTGTCGCAGCCTTCGGCGTGATCTTAGCCGTGCAGGAGATCGTGGGCAGTATGTAGTTTCCTGTAGCTCCATTTGCCGTGTAGGTGATGTTGATGGTGTAATACTCATCTGTGGTGGAAACATCCTTGCTGGGGAATGCTGCACTGATGTTGCTGAGAGTGATCTCATCCGATCCCTCGAGTCCGGAGATGACAGGGGTGCCGGTGAGGGTAACCTGGGTGGTACCGTCATACACCTTGTCACTGATACTCAGTCCGGTGATGGAGAGTTCCTTCTTGTTTACGGTGAGCAATCCCTTCTCAATGGTGATGATGTAGTTGGAAGATGAAGCACCGGTGACGGTGATGTCATAGGTACCGGCGTTTCCGTACTGCTCGTAAGAGCAGGTGAACACGAGAGTGCCCAGATCTTCAAGCTTGTCGCTTCCCTTCAGTCCGGTGGCCGTTGCGGTGAACTCGGGGACCGCCTGACCGTAGGTAATGGACTTACTGTCGGCCTTGACGGTGAGGGGCACAGCGGTTATGGTCGAGTTGACGCTTCCCGCGATGCCGACCTTGGCATCCTTCACATAATAGTAGTATGTGTGGTTGCCGACATCCTTGATCATGGGGCACTCGGTGGTAC
The sequence above is a segment of the methanogenic archaeon ISO4-H5 genome. Coding sequences within it:
- a CDS encoding adhesin-like protein, which produces MASGTVKGSVYGGSALGIVDDATVTMNGGSVLTDIYGGGLGTTDINSVRGNSSVTISNESSVAGDVYGGAAFGITAGNSQTILNNGTVAGNVFGGGLGTVDHDSVKGTTSVVMNNGTVSGTVYGGCAFGITVKDSSATVNNGTVMGDLYGGGLGKVDHNSVLLNSSATLNNGTINGSMYGGCAYGITVGNASATVNGGTVRGNVFAGGLGTETHISVRGKRYLLVKKGNIGGSIYGGSSRGDDASDEAKVGVSTESSSSAYVAVSAGTVGGSVYGGGYKGKTTGTTYVYVGYSDFSGTKSIGRTITIGNSVYGGGDVGELTPGEPAFVDTMVYGGSQVYINGENTFTFTGTFSAAGNSCLTAGETSVLIEKLNLAEPMESVQRTQTVTLVASNLKFNGKVNGSGDNTKYAFYGIDELNLKGSDADGNTIYLYAPMSEIGEYNSLNASGGLTKPSAPINRLYICNGTMFEVRQGETYGNVNGYTLLSIRTVENYYGALTLGAKGSPGGFVVEHDGTYTVAYTADFANCMCWFITGSLQTVTSSTLIYESGKTHVSESHYINVPTLDKNTSIRYSGGFFTSESGYTIVDSKTPEAGKYSILLGTKNLVPAKALTLAGGDGMFLPASFDSEFDVYDMDNRQEQPQLEINVYGINEDSNKYVGYGMIYLQEVVPVEYLDAHGDKKTDYIVQNRIEVRVDIYIQGSTTDIEDSSALIQTIGGKGSADILIPATLSDYSIRLVSATTNVETPLFVSAAKNSGGTTGWNYPLNSINVTGGYTGEPRTIQSLTGAFIATLQVSVTDFVSDTPGLYANFTFQLVKPNGDVADTFNVHVDIKKHPPVHIKFIDENIGIDRAPYSFEYSSTITEADCPNTLDNFVGWYTDPNYINQFNFNTPLLTDMTLHARYMYSVYFDYQNGMGSTMYVNIIEGGTAIYAPKDPAWDGYTFVCWSKSPDTIDEWYFAGNTEGHTADVVTKDETLYAIWEGKEYTVSFKYTLGGVEYDLKDGENLFTITAVYGSPYGTGIDSATALMTKVLEDRSDIMFVRWQLPGTSTLGVYNDTVCRPPTSVYMIDEDSYYLEAEFTHEAIAVHLDLNAPPSPYADSAHIESPVDYLLYPDEHDVYTIVGNNATCTGYRIIGWAFTKGGADMIDIGSELPFDMSSDIAKTYIKDGKLTLYAVWEQIKYTITIVAPIGGSITATYDEQTYTTEFEAFYGDEITIEYDGGTAYQFSKWVLSGQGTLADNTASETTLSVIGSCAIYAQLRPLSQVTVHLYLDGGTNVSGLTENLWLYDGNNTYAKFSLESTGTDAGGTYGVYMLSSKLGSFNISLQGTDGKQYILDTILIAEDAVSATVYAVTVTSTVTGGSLENLPEYTQAEKTFTFDVPKGKEVDGKLHATYNSTAMDLDTTSVTVPADIHSGIVISGALKDKIWVVTLNPRDGFTYKIGDEPVTTISRLHGTEFGTLPSVYDSNGYLVGSEESAYKFGGWWYDESCSIKQVQETDRVEDAYTLYSGIVPKDYDVTFNANGGTGTMEKIHIYYGTPVTLPANTFTRAGTGSETYIFMGWSKTTGGGVAFSDKETVTNVSSDGDAVELFAVWLHVVPYSGEYNGEGQKPTVEGAGATIYYSTTEALDGSNYSTKGTTECPMIKDVGNHTYYYYVKDAKVGIAGSVNSTITAVPLTVKADSKSITYGQAVPEFTATATGLKGSDKLEDLGTLVFTCSYEQYGNAGTYDITVTGASSSNYIITIEKGLLTVNKKELSITGLSISDKVYDGTTQVTLTGTPVISGLEGSDEITLSNISAAFPSKDVSTTDEYYTINITYTANGATGNYILPTISCTAKITPKAATITSRSAEITYGEDGKLTLKNDSVDTDGFVNAEGVICTGFPTLTTATTINNEFEYEMSGSTLASNYVITVNYGKLTIRPATIVIESLLPYSGDYDGEAHNIASNYVAKAVDNQTPVWQFSKDGSSWADMIQVTNSTESGTYKYRVTADNHTTLEGDISVVVRDTKIDIPVLENHVYDGNPYDPTEDLDDTYYTWTSEAKTDAGDYSVTFTLRNPANNSWKGTDEDSVTVTYKITKAPASATIEKNNRTYNGAAAPLVTVSDKVGGEITFSVDNPEGTYSATIPERTDAGTYKVYWKIASDSNHEAAEGNVEVTIAKATPSLTPVVPTLTYNGSEQTLLTDVTAPSEVTVKYSLDKDGTYTETVPTAKNAGTYTVYYKTDATDNYTAITNGEVSITIAKATYNGTINFINKDVQYNAAPQSIEITASEPIPAEIGVVYTPSNTFTDVGEHPVTVSFNVGNNYNQIPSKSATLKIYVKDMKYTPTGYVGDYDGASHPMVDISLTEPVSADITYSLDGVSYTTVCPTVTDAGSGTVYYRIAALGYETVNATATYEVRKVALTFTSGTPAAKAYDGTALTDETVTLTVGSLISGHSFVKSVTGSQTNAGTSANTFTVTIRDSSDADVTANYNITYLPGTLTVDKAIFNHMTFPETTVKYDGAEHELVIVFDEGYSALPAGITVAYTGNKGTEIGDYNATATFTVNGNYQAIDPMQATLHIVEIDMDIAENKVYKAVYDGAAHNVISITVTSPAGAVIQYSTDNVSWSTTCPTITDVGTQEFWYKITAEHCNDYNGHATAEVTKRAITYASSAASKVYDGTPLTLNTGTVSAGSLVTGHAITATFTGTQTDAGSSNNTCTIVIRDSSENDVTANYSITYAPGKLTVEKATYDTRYITFAGDEVRYDGAEHKIEIAVDALHPLPADFEVQYTANKGTEIGVYNATAHFKLLTGNYNAIEDMHAVLTIRTYDIDYTATVYNAPYDGVAHKAVEISVSTAGSVVEYSTDGGTTYSTDCPEYVKAGSYPVKYRITAVGYDTVNESVTVEIEKLSLSVSSASGTKTYDGTPLTAPALTISGSTAAGQTTSGSASGTITNVGEVTNTISFLVRDADSNDVTENYIVNKTEGTLKVTAAPVTITIETSTFMYDGQPKEPKATAYGLAPGDAMTINLRYSPSNPVNAGTYAVSVRTISMSSGSLTNYEVDSSAVTTMTILPGYIPAPKADTTVFVYNGTIQTYTIAPSNMYTVSGESQINAGTYTVTVSLRNKVNTAWESTGTTDDLTYEFTIGKRTLSVVANQVAKSYGEADPEFTYSFTGAVTGESPRFSGSLVPLSSNMGNNDVGIGTLAIGDNGAFKASNYEMTFNGTARYTINPVYVTLPPAPGSYGVLYYTGEELTAYEDGTYYTVVGGKATEVGTYTATLVLKDTEHYIWSDTQGNVDRTLQYKIILAPINLTYTAYQGAYDGHYHPVVTINDYDGADVVYSYDLENWSSEVPQVKSAAESGIVYIKATKVNHATFNAEVPFSITKVALDVYIEDKHIDPAAPLPEFTVSAQGLLGDDTVADLTAVFEFATDYAQDGICGVYRIYCLNEPEDASYEITVHDGKLSVYSHMAKVIWEDKKYYYNGNVQDIKVVLQDENGNDIVCDVTVTDLDGNPVQFIEKGDYIVTVNLPDGYMLSPDSAPLVKQISILPVQQRTHDFFILGPFILLVILLCMILLSLNRVGSKVQRY